From a single Phocoena sinus isolate mPhoSin1 chromosome 1, mPhoSin1.pri, whole genome shotgun sequence genomic region:
- the AHDC1 gene encoding AT-hook DNA-binding motif-containing protein 1 codes for MRVKPQGLVVTSSAVCSSPDYLREPKYYPGGPPTPRPLLPARPPASPPDKAFAHTFSENPRPPPRRDPSTRRPPVLAKGDDPLPPRAARPVSQARCPTPAGDGSSSRRRWDNGRVNLRPVVQLIDIMKDLTRLSQDLQHSGVHLDCGGLRLSRPPAPPPGDLQYSFFSSPSLANSIRSPEERATPHAKSERSSHPLYEPEPEPRDSPQPGQGHSPGATAAAAGLPPEPEPDGPDYSELADADILSELASLTCPEAQLLEAQALEPPSPEPEPQLLDPQPRFLDPQALEPLGEALELPPLQPLADPLGLPGLALQALETLPDSLESQLLDPQALDPLPKLLDVPSRRLEPQQPLGPCPLAEPLRLDLCSPHGPPGPEGHPKSALRRTDRPKILCRRRKAGRGRKADAGPEGRLLPLPVPTGLAAALAEPPPPPPPHTLPGPGPVPELEPESSQTPVVPTRRGKCRGVRRMVVKMAKIPVSLGRRNKTTYKVSSLSSSLSVEGKELGLRVSTEPTPLLKMKNNGRNVVVVFPPGEMPIILKRKRGRPPKNLLLGPGKPKEPAVVAAEAATVAAATMAMPEVKKRRRRKQKLASPQPSYAADANDSKAEYSDVLAKLAFLNRQSQCAGRCSPPRCWTPSEPESVHQAPDTQSISHFLHRVQGFRRRGGKAGGFGGRGGGHAAKAARCSFSDFFEGIGKKKKVVAVAAAGVGGPGLAELGHPRKRGRGEVDAVTGKPKRKRRSRKNGTLFPEQVPSGPGFGEAGTEWAGDKGGGWAPHHGHPGGQAGRNCGFQGTEARAFASTGLESGASGRGSYYSTAAPAGQTELSQERQNLFTGYFRSLLDSDDSSDLLDFALSASRPESRKASGTYTGPPSSALPAQRGLATFPSRGAKASPVAVGSSGAGAEPSFQPVLPTRQTFPPGRAASYGLTPGTSDCRAAETFPKLAPLPSAVARSPTAHPPTNTYPPQYGGYGAGQSVFAPTKPFTGQDCANSKDCSFAYGSGNSLPASPSSAHSAGYAPPPTGGPCLPPSKASFFNSSEGGPFSGSAPTPLRCDSRASTVSPGGYMVPKGTTASAASAASSSSSSFQPSPENCRQFAGASQWPFRQGYGGLDWASEAFSQLYTPGFDCHVSEPNVILDISNYTPQKVKRQTAASETFSESSSDSTQLSQPGGGGFRRASSEASSSEGQSSLSSLEKLMMDWNEASSAPGYNWNQSVLFQSSAKPGRGRRKKVDLFEASHLGFPSTASASAAGYPSKRSTGPRQPRGGRGGGACSAKKERGGAAAKAKFIPKPQPVNPLFQDSPDLGLDYYSGDSSMSPLPSQSRAFSVGERDPCDFMGPYSMNPSTPSDGTFGQGFHCDSPSLGAPELDGKHFPPLAHPPTVFDAGLQKAYSPTCSPTLGFKEELRPPPTKLAACEPLKHGLQGASLSHAAAAQAHLSCRDLPLGQPHYDSPSCKGTAYWYPPGSAARSPPYEGKVGSGLLADFLGRTEAACLSAPHLASPPATPKADKEPLEMARPPGPPRGPAAAAAGYGCPLLSDLTLSPVPRDSLLPLQDTAYRYPGFMPQAHPGLGGGPKSGFLGPMAEPHPEDTFTVTSL; via the coding sequence ATGCGTGTGAAGCCCCAGGGCCTGGTGGTGACTTCCAGTGCCGTGTGCAGCTCTCCTGACTACCTCCGGGAGCCCAAGTACTACCCCGgcggcccccccaccccccggcccttGCTTCCCGCCCGGCCCCCTGCCAGCCCACCCGACAAGGCCTTCGCCCACACCTTCTCTGAGAACCCGCGCCCACCCCCACGCCGGGACCCCAGCACCCGGCGCCCACCAGTCCTTGCCAAGGGGGACGACCCGCTGCCCCCGAGGGCGGCCCGTCCTGTCTCCCAGGCCCGCTGCCCCACCCCCGCGGGAGACGGCAGCAGCTCCCGACGGCGCTGGGACAACGGGCGGGTGAACCTGCGTCCAGTGGTCCAGCTGATTGACATCATGAAGGACCTGACCCGGCTCTCCCAGGACCTTCAGCACAGCGGCGTGCACCTGGACTGCGGTGGCCTCCGGCTCAGCCGCCCACCTGCCCCGCCCCCCGGGGACCTTCAGTATAGCTTCTTCTCCTCACCCAGCCTGGCCAACAGCATCCGCAGCCCTGAGGAGCGGGCCACCCCCCATGCCAAGTCTGAGCGGTCCAGCCACCCCCTCTATGAGCCTGAGCCTGAGCCTAGGGACAGTCCCCAGCCCGGCCAAGGCCATAGTCCCGGAGCCACGGCCGCGGCCGCCGGTCTGCCACCAGAGCCCGAGCCAGACGGCCCTGATTACTCAGAACTCGCTGACGCCGACATCCTGAGTGAGCTGGCCTCCCTGACTTGCCCCGAGGCCCAGCTGCTGGAGGCCCAGGCCCTCGAGCCACCGTCGCCtgagccagagcctcagctcctagaCCCCCAGCCCCGCTTCCTGGACCCGCAGGCACTAGAGCCGCtcggggaagctttggagctgcCGCCCCTGCAACCCCTTGCTGACCCTCTGGGGTTGCCGGGCCTGGCTCTGCAGGCCCTAGAAACCCTGCCCGACTCCCTGGAGTCGCAGCTGCTCGACCCTCAGGCACTTGACCCCCTGCCCAAGTTGCTTGACGTCCCTAGCCGCCGCCTGGAGCCCCAGCAGCCCCTGGGACCCTGCCCGCTGGCTGAGCCCTTGCGCCTGGACCTGTGCTCACCCCATGGCCCTCCTGGGCCCGAGGGTCACCCCAAATCCGCCTTGCGGCGCACCGATAGGCCAAAGATCCTGTGTCGCCGACGGAAAGCCGGACGGGGACGCAAGGCAGACGCCGGCCCCGAGGGCCGTCTGCTGCCCCTGCCTGTGCCCACAGGGCTGGCGGCTGCCCTGGCtgagcccccgcccccgcccccacctcacACCCTGCCCGGCCCAGGCCCAGTCCCAGAGCTGGAGCCCGAATCCTCCCAGACCCCAGTGGTCCCTACCCGCAGAGGCAAGTGCCGGGGCGTGCGGCGCATGGTGGTGAAGATGGCCAAGATCCCCGTGTCACTGGGCAGGCGGAACAAGACCACGTACAAGGTGTCGTCTCTGAGCAGCAGCCTGAGCGTGGAGGGCAAGGAGCTGGGCCTGCGCGTGTCCACAGAGCCCACCCCGCTACTGAAGATGAAGAACAATGGGCGGAACGTGGTGGTGGTCTTCCCACCCGGCGAGATGCCCATCATTCTCAAGCGTAAGCGCGGCCGCCCTCCTAAGAACCTGCTCCTGGGCCCCGGCAAGCCCAAGGAGCCAGCGGTGGTGGCGGCCGAGGCAGCCACTGTGGCAGCAGCCACCATGGCCATGCCGGAGGTGAAGAAACGGCGGCGGCGGAAGCAGAAGCTGGCGTCTCCCCAGCCGTCCTACGCAGCAGATGCCAACGACAGCAAGGCCGAGTACTCAGACGTCCTCGCCAAGCTGGCCTTCCTGAACCGCCAGAGCCAGTGCGCTGGGCGGTGCTCACCGCCCCGCTGCTGGACACCCAGTGAGCCCGAGTCAGTGCACCAGGCGCCCGACACACAGAGCATCTCCCACTTCCTGCACCGTGTGCAGGGCTTCCGACGGCGAGGTGGCAAGGCAGGCGGTTTTGGTGGCCGGGGTGGGGGCCACGCGGCCAAGGCGGCCCGATGCTCCTTCAGCGACTTCTTTGAGGGCATCGGCAAGAAAAAGAAGGTGGTGGCCGTGGCAGCCGCCGGGGTCGGGGGCCCTGGCCTCGCTGAGTTGGGGCACCCACGCAAACGGGGCCGGGGGGAGGTAGACGCCGTGACTGGGAAGCCCAAACGCAAGAGGCGGTCCCGGAAGAACGGGACTCTGTTCCCGGAACAGGTGCCCAGTGGCCCAGGCTTTGGGGAGGCGGGCACTGAGTGGGCCGGGGACAAGGGTGGTGGCTGGGCCCCTCACCATGGGCACCCGGGCGGGCAAGCTGGCCGAAACTGCGGGTTCCAGGGGACCGAGGCCCGGGCCTTTGCCTCCACTGGGCTAGAGAGCGGGGCTTCGGGCCGTGGCAGCTACTACAGCACAGCCGCACCTGCGGGCCAGACGGAGCTCAGCCAGGAGCGCCAAAACCTCTTCACCGGCTATTTTCGCTCACTGCTCGACTCGGATGACTCCTCCGACCTCTTGGACTTTGCCCTCTCAGCCTCTCGCCCTGAGTCCCGGAAGGCATCAGGCACCTACACAGGGCCCCCCAGCAGCGCCCTGCCCGCCCAGCGGGGCCTGGCCACCTTCCCCAGCCGGGGAGCCAAGGCCAGCCCGGTGGCAGTGGGCAGCAGCGGGGCTGGGGCGGAGCCCTCCTTCCAGCCCGTTCTGCCCACTCGCCAGACCTTCCCGCCGGGCCGGGCAGCGAGCTATGGGCTGACCCCCGGCACTTCAGACTGCCGGGCAGCCGAGACCTTCCCGAAGCTGGCCCCTCTGCCTTCTGCCGTGGCTCGCTCACCTACCGCACACCCGCCCACCAACACCTACCCCCCGCAGTACGGGGGCTACGGGGCTGGACAAAGTGTATTCGCACCCACTAAGCCCTTTACGGGCCAGGACTGCGCCAACAGCAAGGACTGCAGCTTTGCCTACGGCAGTGGCAACAGCCTCCCTGCCTCACCCAGCAGCGCCCACAGCGCTGGCTACGCCCCACCGCCTACCGGTGGCCCCTGCCTGCCACCAAGCAAGGCGTCCTTCTTCAACAGCTCTGAGGGGGGCCCCTTCTCTGGTTCGGCCCCCACACCCCTGCGCTGTGACAGCCGGGCCAGCACGGTCTCACCCGGCGGCTACATGGTACCCAAGGGCACCACAGCCTCTGCCGCCTCTGCCGCGTCCTCGTCGTCCTCCTCCTTCCAGCCCTCGCCTGAGAACTGTCGGCAGTTTGCGGGGGCTTCTCAGTGGCCTTTCCGGCAGGGCTATGGGGGCCTGGACTGGGCCTCGGAGGCCTTCAGTCAGCTCTACACTCCCGGTTTCGACTGCCACGTCAGCGAGCCCAACGTGATCCTGGACATCTCCAACTACACGCCACAGAAGGTGAAGCGGCAGACGGCCGCGTCCGAGACCTTCTCCGAGTCGTCCTCCGACAGCACCCAGCTCAGCCAGCCCGGCGGCGGCGGTTTCCGGCGCGCCAGCAGCGAGGCCTCGAGCAGCGAGGGCCAGTCGAGCCTGTCCAGCCTGGAGAAACTGATGATGGACTGGAACGAGGCGTCGTCCGCCCCCGGTTACAACTGGAACCAGAGCGTCCTCTTCCAGAGCAGCGCCAAGCCGGGCCGCGGACGGCGGAAGAAGGTGGACCTGTTCGAGGCCTCGCATCTGGGCTTCCCGTCAACCGCCTCGGCCAGCGCCGCGGGCTACCCATCCAAACGGAGCACCGGGCCCCGGCAGCCTCGGGGTGGACGGGGTGGCGGGGCCTGCTCGGCCAAGAaggagcggggcggggcggcggccAAAGCCAAGTTCATCCCCAAGCCCCAGCCGGTCAACCCGCTGTTCCAGGACAGCCCAGACCTCGGCCTGGACTACTACAGCGGGGACAGCAGCATGTCACCACTGCCCTCGCAGTCGAGGGCCTTCAGCGTGGGCGAGCGAGATCCCTGTGACTTCATGGGACCCTACTCCATGAACCCGTCCACGCCATCGGACGGCACCTTCGGCCAAGGCTTCCACTGCGACTCGCCCAGCCTCGGCGCCCCTGAGCTGGATGGCAAGCATTTCCCGCCACTGGCCCACCCGCCCACGGTGTTTGATGCTGGCCTGCAGAAGGCCTACTCTCCCACCTGCTCCCCGACCCTGGGCTTCAAGGAAGAGCTGCGGCCGCCACCCACGAAGCTGGCTGCCTGTGAGCCCCTCAAGCATGGGCTCCAGGGGGCCAGCCTGAGCCATGCAGCTGCAGCCCAGGCCCACCTGAGCTGCCGGGACCTGCCGCTGGGCCAGCCCCACTACGACTCCCCCAGCTGCAAGGGTACGGCATATTGGTACCCGCCAGGCTCAGCTGCCCGCAGCCCGCCCTATGAAGGCAAGGTGGGTTCAGGGCTGCTGGCTGACTTCCTGGGCAGGACGGAGGCCGCGTGCCTCAGTGCCCCACACCTGGCTAGCCCACCGGCCACACCTAAGGCCGACAAGGAGCCACTGGAGATGGCCCGGCCGCCCGGCCCACCCCGTGGCCccgctgcagctgctgctggctATGGCTGCCCACTCCTTAGTGACTTAACCCTGTCCCCTGTGCCGAGGGACTCGCTGCTGCCCCTGCAGGATACCGCCTACAGGTATCCAGGCTTCATGCCGCAGGCGCATCCCGGCCTGGGTGGGGGCCCCAAGAGCGGCTTCCTGGGGCCCATGGCGGAACCTCACCCTGAGGACACATTCACCGTCACCTCCCTGTAG